In the Xiamenia xianingshaonis genome, one interval contains:
- a CDS encoding glycine--tRNA ligase subunit alpha, which produces MDTETASATQEAPALPPTFQDVMMNLQRYWSSVGCVVLQPYDNEVGAGTNAPATTLRSLGPDTWRTCYVQGCRRPTDGRYGENPNRTQFYYQFQVLMKPSPDNIQDLYLGSLRAIGIDVDAHDVRFVEDDWESPTLGAWGLGWEVWIDGMEVTQFTYFQQVGGFECDPVPVEIAYGLERLTMYIQGVDSMFDIVWSRGDDGVTFTYGDVYLENEKQYSAFNFEVADTDFLFQEFNDREAECGRTLAAGLPLPAYDSVLKCCHAFNLLDARGVISATERMAYILRVRTLAKACCASYMKHVVGMDVPADQLVFENGAEHE; this is translated from the coding sequence ATGGACACTGAAACTGCATCGGCAACGCAGGAAGCGCCGGCGCTGCCGCCGACGTTCCAAGACGTCATGATGAACCTGCAGCGGTACTGGTCGAGCGTGGGATGCGTGGTGCTGCAGCCCTACGACAACGAGGTCGGCGCCGGCACGAACGCGCCCGCCACGACGCTGCGCTCGCTCGGGCCGGACACGTGGCGCACCTGCTACGTGCAGGGATGCCGTCGCCCCACCGACGGCCGTTACGGCGAAAATCCCAACCGCACGCAGTTCTACTACCAGTTTCAGGTGCTCATGAAGCCCTCGCCCGACAACATCCAGGACCTTTACCTGGGCAGCCTGCGGGCCATCGGGATCGACGTGGACGCCCACGACGTGCGCTTCGTCGAAGACGACTGGGAGTCTCCCACGCTCGGCGCGTGGGGCCTGGGCTGGGAAGTGTGGATCGACGGCATGGAAGTGACGCAGTTCACCTACTTCCAGCAGGTCGGCGGCTTTGAATGCGACCCAGTGCCGGTGGAGATCGCCTACGGGCTCGAACGCCTGACGATGTACATCCAAGGCGTCGACTCCATGTTCGACATCGTGTGGAGCCGCGGCGACGACGGCGTCACGTTCACCTACGGCGACGTGTATCTGGAAAACGAGAAGCAGTACTCGGCGTTCAATTTCGAAGTGGCCGACACCGACTTCCTCTTCCAGGAATTCAACGACCGCGAGGCCGAATGCGGGCGCACGCTGGCCGCAGGGCTGCCGCTGCCCGCCTACGACAGCGTGCTGAAGTGCTGCCACGCCTTCAACCTGCTCGACGCCCGCGGCGTCATTTCGGCCACCGAGCGCATGGCCTACATCCTGCGCGTGCGCACGCTCGCCAAGGCGTGCTGCGCGTCGTACATGAAGCACGTGGTGGGGATGGACGTTCCCGCCGACCAGCTGGTTTTCGAGAATGGAGCAGAACATGAGTAA
- the rpsP gene encoding 30S ribosomal protein S16, with translation MVKIRLARHGAKKRPYYRVIVANSRSPRDGRFIDEVGRYNPCVEPAMVQIDLDKVDEWLAKGAQPTDTVAALIKQARENATA, from the coding sequence ATGGTTAAGATTCGCCTCGCTCGCCATGGTGCCAAGAAGCGCCCGTACTACCGCGTCATCGTCGCCAATTCCCGCAGCCCTCGTGACGGCCGCTTCATCGACGAGGTGGGCCGCTACAATCCCTGCGTCGAGCCGGCCATGGTGCAGATCGATCTTGACAAGGTTGACGAGTGGCTTGCCAAGGGCGCCCAGCCCACCGACACCGTCGCTGCGCTCATCAAGCAGGCTCGCGAGAACGCGACTGCGTAA
- the lepB gene encoding signal peptidase I, translating into MEPEQPVESARPGIIRTFVNIVVMVAFIFGLSWLLRVYVFQAFEIPSASMETTIMTGDMVFAEKMSYYFREPAPGDIVTFEDPEIPGRILIKRCIAAGGSVVDINDADGLVYVDGVPLDEPYTNGKPSYTLPGGVTFPYTVPEDSIWVMGDNRTNSQDSRYFGAIPCDSVTGHGMVVYWPLDSIRLLE; encoded by the coding sequence ATGGAACCAGAACAGCCCGTAGAAAGCGCCCGGCCAGGCATCATTCGGACGTTCGTGAACATCGTCGTCATGGTTGCCTTCATCTTCGGGTTGTCATGGCTTTTGCGCGTCTACGTGTTCCAGGCTTTCGAAATTCCCTCTGCTTCGATGGAAACCACGATCATGACCGGCGACATGGTGTTTGCCGAGAAGATGAGCTATTACTTCCGCGAGCCGGCGCCCGGCGACATCGTCACGTTCGAAGACCCCGAAATACCCGGCCGCATCCTCATCAAGCGCTGCATCGCTGCCGGCGGGTCGGTCGTGGACATCAACGACGCCGACGGGCTGGTGTACGTGGACGGGGTGCCGCTCGACGAGCCCTACACCAACGGCAAGCCGTCCTACACGCTGCCCGGCGGCGTGACGTTTCCCTACACGGTTCCCGAAGACTCCATCTGGGTCATGGGGGACAACCGCACGAATTCCCAGGACTCGCGCTACTTCGGCGCCATTCCATGCGATTCGGTCACCGGTCACGGCATGGTCGTGTACTGGCCGCTCGACAGCATTCGCCTGCTGGAATAA
- a CDS encoding KH domain-containing protein, with amino-acid sequence MADQLENIQGLVESVVRPLVDFEDDLSINAVEEADGSILVELRVNEEDAGKVIGRQGRVIKSIRTLARAAASSTNTHVEVELLD; translated from the coding sequence ATGGCCGATCAGCTGGAAAACATCCAGGGCCTCGTCGAGTCTGTCGTTCGTCCGCTCGTCGACTTTGAAGACGATCTGAGCATCAACGCCGTGGAAGAAGCCGACGGCTCGATCCTGGTTGAGCTACGCGTCAACGAAGAGGACGCCGGCAAGGTCATTGGGCGTCAGGGGCGCGTCATCAAGTCCATTCGGACGCTTGCCCGCGCGGCGGCGTCGAGCACGAACACCCATGTCGAGGTGGAGTTGCTCGATTAA
- the glyS gene encoding glycine--tRNA ligase subunit beta — protein sequence MSKTSTLAFEIGTEEIPAFDLHRATEQLATLVPAALDDARIPHGDVSVYTTPRRLMMIVDAVAEQTEALEEVFRGPAKKIAFDADGNPTKAAAGFARGKGVDVDALELREEGGTEYVYATRSVPSRDVAGLLPDVLGSIITGISWPKSCRWGTTSEYFSRPVRWLVTLLGDVVVPVTFAGLQAGRLTWGHRFLAPGPHEVACADDLLAVVEGACVVPSEAAREAAIREGVAKAEEQTGARAELPAKTLLEVTNLCEYPTVLVGTFDEEFLQVPEEIIVDAMLMHQRYFPLYDAQGALTNRFIVVTNGNPDCAATITDGNERVVRARLSDAKFFYDEDLKRPLEDFVERLDEVVFQEALGTMRAKTDRIVALTSHLAADVAFSEQDARDAARAAYLAKADLVTNAVVEFTSVQGVMGSYYAEAAGETEAVSRAIGEHYRPRFSGDEPPSTAVGQAVAMADKLDTICGLFAVGQGPTGSSDPFALRRSAIGIVAMLEGGLAVSLADAVDASLATYEEAGVSFDRAGVRDEVLDFFVTRTKVMLRDEGAGADAIDAVLAAGVVEPAEVIARVRALESARKEAPETFEDLAIAFARANNLRDADAGTAFDEALFTDPERDLAAAVKQAAAGVAEALAKADGYAAALSQLAALRGPIDAFFETTMVMDEDASVRNNRLQLLNAFTEVFADVADFSKMAKSAK from the coding sequence ATGAGTAAGACGTCCACGCTCGCTTTCGAGATCGGCACCGAAGAAATCCCCGCGTTCGACCTGCACCGCGCCACCGAGCAGCTGGCGACGCTCGTGCCGGCCGCGCTCGACGACGCCCGCATTCCGCACGGAGACGTGAGCGTCTACACGACGCCGCGCCGCCTCATGATGATCGTCGACGCCGTGGCCGAGCAGACCGAAGCGCTCGAAGAGGTGTTCCGCGGCCCGGCGAAAAAGATCGCGTTCGACGCGGACGGCAACCCGACGAAGGCCGCAGCCGGCTTCGCCCGCGGCAAGGGCGTTGACGTGGACGCGCTCGAGCTGCGCGAAGAGGGCGGCACGGAATACGTGTACGCCACGCGCTCGGTGCCGTCGCGCGACGTGGCGGGCCTGCTTCCCGACGTGCTCGGGTCCATCATCACGGGCATTTCGTGGCCGAAGTCGTGCCGCTGGGGCACCACGAGCGAGTACTTCTCGCGTCCGGTGCGCTGGCTTGTGACGCTGCTCGGCGACGTGGTGGTGCCCGTGACGTTCGCCGGCCTGCAGGCAGGGCGCCTTACCTGGGGCCACCGCTTTCTGGCGCCCGGCCCCCACGAGGTGGCCTGCGCCGACGACTTGCTGGCCGTCGTGGAAGGCGCGTGCGTGGTGCCGAGCGAGGCCGCGCGCGAGGCGGCCATCCGCGAAGGGGTGGCGAAAGCCGAAGAGCAGACCGGGGCGCGGGCCGAGCTGCCGGCGAAGACCCTGCTTGAGGTCACGAACCTCTGCGAGTATCCGACCGTGCTCGTGGGCACGTTCGACGAGGAATTCTTGCAGGTGCCCGAAGAGATCATCGTCGACGCGATGCTCATGCACCAGCGCTACTTCCCGCTCTATGACGCGCAAGGCGCTCTCACGAACCGCTTCATCGTCGTGACGAACGGCAATCCGGACTGCGCCGCCACCATCACGGACGGCAACGAGCGCGTCGTGCGGGCGCGCCTGTCCGACGCGAAGTTCTTCTACGACGAGGACCTCAAGCGCCCGCTGGAAGACTTCGTGGAGCGGCTTGACGAGGTCGTGTTCCAAGAAGCCTTGGGCACGATGCGCGCAAAGACCGACCGCATCGTGGCGCTGACGTCGCACCTGGCCGCCGACGTGGCGTTTTCCGAGCAGGACGCGCGAGACGCTGCCCGCGCCGCCTATCTGGCGAAAGCCGACCTGGTGACCAACGCCGTCGTCGAGTTCACGAGCGTCCAGGGCGTCATGGGGTCCTACTACGCCGAAGCGGCGGGCGAGACAGAGGCCGTGTCGCGCGCCATCGGCGAGCACTACCGTCCGCGCTTCTCCGGCGACGAGCCGCCCTCGACCGCCGTCGGCCAGGCGGTGGCCATGGCCGACAAGCTCGACACCATCTGCGGCCTGTTCGCGGTCGGGCAAGGGCCGACCGGCTCGTCCGATCCGTTCGCGCTGCGCCGCAGCGCCATCGGCATCGTGGCCATGCTGGAAGGCGGGCTTGCCGTGTCGCTGGCAGACGCCGTCGACGCGTCGCTTGCCACCTACGAAGAGGCCGGCGTGTCCTTCGACCGTGCGGGCGTGCGCGACGAGGTCTTGGACTTCTTCGTGACCCGCACGAAGGTCATGCTGCGCGACGAGGGAGCCGGCGCCGACGCCATCGACGCGGTGCTGGCCGCCGGCGTCGTGGAGCCTGCCGAGGTCATCGCCCGGGTGCGCGCCTTGGAGTCGGCCCGCAAAGAGGCGCCTGAGACGTTCGAGGACCTGGCGATCGCGTTTGCCCGCGCGAACAACCTGCGCGACGCCGATGCCGGCACGGCCTTTGACGAGGCCCTGTTCACCGACCCGGAGCGCGATCTGGCTGCGGCCGTGAAGCAGGCGGCGGCCGGCGTGGCCGAAGCGCTTGCGAAGGCCGACGGCTATGCTGCGGCGCTTTCCCAGCTCGCCGCGCTGCGCGGCCCCATTGACGCGTTCTTCGAGACGACGATGGTCATGGACGAGGACGCGTCGGTGCGCAACAACCGCCTGCAGCTGCTCAACGCCTTCACCGAGGTGTTCGCCGACGTGGCCGACTTCTCGAAGATGGCGAAGTCGGCAAAATAG
- the ppdK gene encoding pyruvate, phosphate dikinase, which produces MAETVKRVYAFGKDADGNNVTEGNTSMKMVLGGKGANLAEMANIGLPVPPGFTITCQTCMEYANADNTWPEGALDTIREYREDLEARMGKRIGDAEDPLLVSVRSGAPMSMPGMMDTVLNLGLNDQSINGLIAQTENPRFAWDSYRRFIQMFSNVVMGLDGDLFENAITAMKNARGVASDTDLTAEDLQELVREFKDIFSENVLAADYPSLVVDGEVQFPQDPMVQLQLAIEAVFGSWNNPRATLYRKQNKIADDLGTAVNVQSMVFGNKGNTSATGVAFTRNPANGEAEFYGDYLVNAQGEDVVAGIRNTSPIAELKEVEGLEEAGLELEGIFTTLENHFRDMCDIEFTIEQGKLWMLQTRVGKRTAAAALHIAIEMEKEGLITKEEAVKRVDPEQLDQLLHPQFDKNATYDVLARGLNASPGAAVGEAVFSAADAVAAAEAGRKCVLVRWETNPDDLAGMIAAEGILTSHGGKTSHAAVIARGMGAPCVCGVESLKIDAEKKQAVVSGTDVVISEGDVVSIDGTSGIVVLGAVDLVMPELTGDLDTILEWADEFRTLGVRANADNPEDAALSRSFGAQGIGLCRTEHMFLGDRKQIIQTFILNEDEAVREKAVNDLFEAQTGDFYGMFKAMDGLPVIVRLLDPPLHEFLESPRALDVEIARMEATGADAAAVAEKRELMEKIDSFAEQNPMLGMRGCRLGIVYPILPVMQVRAIATAMAKLKKEGFDPKPEVMIPLVSVKAELEKLRGVAEKTIAEVEAEQGVTLEIPIGTMIELPRAAVTADDIAKHADFFSFGTNDLTQTTFGFSRDDVEGEFVPQYLAQHILPYNPFATIDRGVAKLVAMGVKLGHEGNPDLMCGVCGEHGGDPDSIHIFQECGVNYVSCSPYRVPIARLAAAQAALENK; this is translated from the coding sequence GTGGCTGAGACAGTCAAGCGAGTCTACGCGTTCGGCAAGGATGCAGACGGCAACAACGTGACCGAGGGAAACACGTCCATGAAAATGGTGCTCGGCGGCAAGGGTGCGAACCTCGCCGAGATGGCCAACATCGGGCTTCCTGTTCCTCCCGGCTTCACGATCACGTGCCAGACCTGCATGGAGTACGCAAATGCAGACAACACCTGGCCAGAGGGGGCGTTGGACACCATTCGCGAATACCGGGAAGACTTGGAAGCGCGCATGGGCAAGCGCATCGGCGACGCCGAAGACCCGCTGCTCGTTTCCGTTCGCTCTGGTGCTCCCATGTCCATGCCCGGCATGATGGACACCGTGCTGAACCTGGGTCTGAACGACCAGTCCATCAACGGCCTCATCGCTCAGACCGAAAACCCGCGCTTCGCGTGGGACTCCTACCGCCGCTTTATCCAGATGTTCTCCAACGTGGTCATGGGGCTTGACGGCGACTTGTTTGAAAACGCCATCACCGCCATGAAGAACGCCCGCGGCGTTGCAAGCGACACCGACCTGACCGCCGAAGACCTGCAGGAGCTTGTGCGCGAGTTCAAGGACATCTTCTCCGAGAACGTTCTCGCCGCCGACTATCCCTCGCTCGTCGTCGACGGCGAGGTGCAGTTCCCGCAGGATCCGATGGTGCAGCTGCAGCTGGCCATTGAAGCCGTGTTCGGCAGCTGGAACAACCCGCGCGCCACGCTGTATCGCAAGCAGAACAAGATCGCCGACGACCTGGGCACCGCCGTCAACGTGCAGTCGATGGTCTTCGGCAACAAGGGCAACACTTCCGCCACCGGCGTGGCCTTCACGCGCAACCCCGCCAACGGCGAGGCCGAGTTCTACGGCGACTACCTGGTCAACGCCCAGGGCGAAGACGTGGTGGCCGGCATCCGCAACACGAGCCCCATCGCCGAGCTGAAAGAGGTCGAAGGCCTGGAAGAGGCCGGCCTTGAGCTTGAAGGCATCTTCACGACGCTGGAAAACCACTTCCGCGACATGTGCGACATCGAGTTCACGATCGAGCAGGGCAAGCTGTGGATGCTGCAAACGCGCGTGGGCAAGCGTACCGCCGCGGCCGCGCTGCACATCGCCATCGAAATGGAGAAGGAAGGCCTCATCACGAAGGAAGAGGCCGTGAAGCGCGTCGATCCTGAGCAGCTCGACCAGCTTCTGCATCCGCAGTTCGACAAGAACGCCACCTACGACGTGCTCGCTCGCGGCCTGAACGCCAGCCCTGGCGCCGCGGTGGGCGAGGCCGTGTTCTCGGCCGCCGACGCCGTCGCCGCCGCCGAAGCGGGCCGCAAGTGCGTGCTCGTGCGCTGGGAGACCAACCCCGACGACCTGGCCGGCATGATCGCCGCTGAAGGCATTCTCACCTCGCACGGCGGCAAGACGTCGCACGCGGCCGTCATCGCCCGCGGCATGGGCGCTCCGTGCGTGTGCGGCGTGGAATCGCTCAAGATCGACGCCGAGAAGAAGCAGGCCGTCGTTTCCGGCACCGATGTGGTCATCTCCGAGGGCGACGTCGTGTCCATCGACGGCACGTCGGGCATCGTGGTCCTCGGCGCGGTCGACCTGGTCATGCCCGAGCTCACCGGCGACCTTGATACCATTTTGGAGTGGGCCGACGAATTCCGCACCCTTGGCGTGCGCGCCAACGCCGACAATCCCGAGGACGCTGCGCTGTCGCGCAGCTTCGGTGCCCAGGGCATCGGCCTGTGCCGTACCGAGCACATGTTCCTCGGCGACCGCAAGCAGATCATCCAAACGTTCATCCTGAACGAGGACGAAGCCGTGCGCGAAAAGGCCGTGAACGACCTGTTCGAGGCTCAGACGGGCGACTTCTACGGCATGTTCAAGGCCATGGACGGCCTGCCGGTCATCGTTCGCCTGCTCGACCCGCCGCTGCATGAGTTCCTGGAAAGCCCGCGTGCGCTCGACGTGGAGATCGCCCGCATGGAGGCCACCGGCGCCGACGCGGCCGCCGTCGCCGAGAAGCGCGAGCTCATGGAGAAGATCGACTCGTTCGCCGAGCAGAACCCGATGCTGGGCATGCGCGGCTGCCGCCTCGGCATTGTGTATCCCATCCTGCCGGTCATGCAGGTGCGCGCCATCGCCACCGCAATGGCGAAGCTGAAGAAGGAAGGCTTCGATCCGAAGCCCGAGGTCATGATTCCGCTCGTGTCCGTGAAGGCCGAGCTCGAGAAGCTGCGCGGCGTGGCTGAGAAGACCATCGCCGAAGTCGAAGCCGAGCAGGGCGTTACGCTCGAGATCCCCATCGGCACGATGATCGAGCTGCCGCGCGCGGCCGTCACCGCCGACGACATCGCCAAGCATGCCGACTTCTTCTCCTTCGGCACCAACGACCTGACCCAGACGACGTTCGGCTTCAGCCGCGACGACGTGGAGGGCGAGTTCGTGCCGCAGTACCTCGCGCAGCATATTCTGCCTTACAACCCGTTCGCGACCATCGATCGCGGCGTGGCGAAGCTCGTGGCCATGGGCGTCAAGCTCGGCCATGAGGGCAATCCCGACCTGATGTGCGGCGTGTGCGGCGAGCACGGCGGCGACCCGGATTCCATCCACATCTTCCAGGAGTGCGGCGTGAACTATGTCAGCTGCTCTCCCTATCGCGTGCCCATCGCGCGCCTGGCGGCAGCCCAAGCCGCGCTCGAGAACAAATAG
- the trmD gene encoding tRNA (guanosine(37)-N1)-methyltransferase TrmD → MLIETLSTFPNMYDSVMGTSIMKRAQDKGALQFRAYDLRDWTHDRHRTTDDDPYGGGHGLVMKCEPIFEAYEAITRDAALPKPTTVFLSPCGRSFDDALATELSQSERLLFVCGHYEGIDERAYALADVTVSLGDYVLTSGELASMVVIDAVVRKIPGVLGAELGAVEESFAGGLLEYPQYTRPASFRGSCVPDVLLSGNHAAIARWRREQSLARTAQLRPDLLRCADLDEADRRFLRNFLESAHA, encoded by the coding sequence GTGCTGATAGAGACGCTTTCCACGTTCCCCAACATGTACGACTCGGTCATGGGGACGTCCATCATGAAGCGGGCCCAAGACAAGGGCGCCCTTCAGTTTCGTGCCTACGACCTGCGCGATTGGACGCATGACCGCCATCGCACCACCGACGACGACCCCTACGGGGGCGGCCACGGCCTCGTCATGAAGTGCGAGCCCATCTTCGAGGCCTACGAGGCCATCACGCGCGATGCGGCGCTTCCCAAGCCTACGACGGTCTTTTTGTCGCCGTGTGGGCGGTCCTTCGACGACGCGCTGGCGACCGAGCTTTCCCAAAGCGAGCGGCTGTTGTTCGTCTGCGGCCATTACGAAGGCATCGACGAGCGGGCCTATGCGCTGGCCGATGTCACGGTGTCGCTGGGGGACTACGTGCTGACGAGCGGGGAGCTGGCGTCGATGGTCGTCATCGACGCGGTCGTGCGCAAGATCCCCGGCGTGCTGGGAGCCGAGCTGGGAGCCGTCGAGGAAAGCTTCGCCGGCGGGCTGCTCGAATACCCGCAATACACGCGTCCGGCCAGCTTTCGGGGCTCGTGCGTCCCGGACGTGCTGCTGTCCGGCAACCACGCGGCCATTGCCCGGTGGCGCCGCGAGCAAAGCCTTGCCCGCACGGCCCAGCTGCGCCCCGACCTGCTGAGGTGCGCCGATCTGGACGAGGCCGATCGAAGGTTTTTGCGGAATTTCCTCGAAAGCGCGCATGCCTGA
- a CDS encoding ribosome maturation factor RimM gives MFSEGQTVHFVPPRLEAPRQACVVRVAQAGPDRAVVSFDAVSTWEDALELEGCYCLAARADLPGEALAAAEGSLVGYAVVDEAAGRVGVIEGFVENPAHLLASVVPAGGGDALLVPWVDDFLMSVDDGARTVFVRLPRGLVDL, from the coding sequence TTGTTCTCTGAAGGCCAGACGGTGCATTTCGTGCCGCCGCGCCTGGAGGCGCCGCGCCAGGCCTGCGTCGTGCGCGTGGCGCAGGCCGGCCCCGACCGCGCCGTCGTGTCGTTCGATGCGGTGTCGACCTGGGAAGACGCTCTTGAGCTGGAGGGCTGCTACTGTTTGGCGGCTCGCGCCGACCTGCCCGGCGAGGCGCTGGCGGCGGCGGAGGGAAGCCTCGTCGGCTATGCGGTGGTCGACGAGGCGGCGGGACGCGTCGGTGTGATAGAAGGCTTCGTGGAAAACCCCGCCCATCTGCTTGCGTCGGTCGTGCCGGCCGGTGGCGGCGACGCGCTGCTCGTGCCGTGGGTCGACGACTTTTTGATGTCGGTCGACGATGGGGCGCGCACCGTGTTCGTGCGCCTGCCGCGCGGCCTTGTCGACCTGTAG
- the cydC gene encoding thiol reductant ABC exporter subunit CydC codes for MKDLIALLRADAWVMPLFRSYRKPLVLALVLGFLMFVFASALMFTSGYLISASAVVATVLALHLPLILVRVFGIGRPILNYLERLESHDWVLRMTSKLRVRLYRAVAPDAVRLRASRRTGELLGLLADDVAHVQDLYLRTLFPMTVSALLYVAGAVCLGFFSPALLCTWMLALGAVLVVLPCASVAVVGPRERLVKRATDELYADLSEDVAGANDWIYAGREAERVEKAEERLVRRAKLREAIDAFDRVRDVAAQACFLVVILSLVAWAAAAFGGAERAGTDAANWIAAFSLAFFPLMDAFVVVPPAAERGLASLDAIRRLNALDAGAAARPAPPTRLPRPPYDVVFDDVTFSYGPGEVPVLRNLTCTIPAGQKVALLGRSGEGKSTFTALLRGDFVASAGSVTVGGASLAGAGDAAARFVSVVSQDAHVFDLSIGENVRLGRPDATDEDVWRALWRVRLAEHVRSLPEGLATLVGEGGYRLSGGQRHRLAVARALVADSPVVVLDEPFAGLDPTTERDVLALVADALADRTVVLVTHHLAGVSAFDRVMFLDGGRVALDGAPQALFAESERYRRLYELDNPFETRR; via the coding sequence GTGAAAGACCTCATCGCCCTTCTGCGCGCCGACGCGTGGGTCATGCCGCTTTTCCGCAGCTATCGAAAGCCTCTCGTGCTGGCGCTTGTCCTGGGCTTTCTCATGTTCGTCTTCGCCTCGGCGCTCATGTTCACGTCGGGCTACCTCATCAGCGCCAGCGCGGTCGTCGCCACCGTGCTGGCGCTGCACCTGCCGCTCATCTTGGTGCGCGTGTTCGGCATCGGGCGGCCGATCCTGAACTACCTGGAGCGCCTGGAAAGCCACGACTGGGTGCTTCGCATGACCTCCAAGCTGCGCGTGCGCCTGTACCGGGCCGTCGCGCCCGATGCCGTGCGCTTGCGGGCGAGCCGGCGGACCGGCGAGCTTTTAGGCCTGCTCGCCGATGACGTGGCGCACGTGCAGGACCTGTACCTGCGCACGCTGTTCCCGATGACGGTGTCGGCGCTGCTGTATGTGGCGGGCGCCGTCTGCCTGGGCTTTTTCTCGCCGGCGCTGCTGTGCACATGGATGTTGGCGCTCGGGGCGGTGCTCGTGGTGCTGCCGTGCGCGTCGGTCGCCGTGGTCGGGCCGCGCGAGCGTTTGGTGAAGCGTGCGACCGACGAGCTGTATGCCGACCTGTCCGAAGACGTGGCCGGCGCAAACGACTGGATCTATGCCGGACGCGAGGCGGAGCGCGTGGAAAAGGCCGAAGAGCGGCTTGTCCGCCGCGCGAAGCTGCGAGAGGCCATCGACGCGTTCGACCGGGTGCGCGACGTGGCGGCGCAGGCGTGCTTCCTCGTCGTGATCCTCTCGCTCGTCGCGTGGGCGGCCGCTGCGTTCGGGGGAGCCGAGCGCGCGGGGACCGACGCCGCGAATTGGATAGCCGCCTTCTCGCTGGCGTTCTTCCCGCTCATGGACGCGTTCGTGGTCGTGCCGCCGGCGGCCGAGCGAGGGCTTGCAAGCCTTGACGCCATCCGGCGCCTGAACGCCCTGGACGCAGGCGCCGCCGCTCGTCCCGCCCCGCCGACGCGTCTGCCGCGCCCGCCCTACGACGTCGTGTTCGACGACGTGACGTTTTCCTACGGCCCTGGCGAGGTGCCGGTGCTGCGCAACCTGACGTGCACGATACCGGCCGGCCAGAAAGTCGCGCTGCTCGGGCGCAGCGGCGAGGGCAAGTCGACCTTCACGGCGCTTTTGCGCGGCGACTTCGTGGCGAGCGCCGGGTCGGTGACGGTGGGCGGCGCCTCGCTTGCGGGCGCCGGCGACGCGGCGGCCCGCTTCGTGAGCGTCGTTTCCCAGGACGCCCACGTGTTCGACCTCTCCATCGGCGAAAACGTGCGGCTTGGACGCCCGGACGCGACCGATGAGGACGTGTGGCGGGCGCTTTGGCGCGTGCGGCTTGCCGAGCACGTGCGCAGTCTGCCCGAGGGGCTGGCGACGTTGGTGGGAGAGGGGGGATACCGCCTCTCCGGCGGCCAGCGCCACCGGCTCGCCGTGGCCCGGGCGCTCGTGGCCGACTCGCCCGTGGTCGTGCTGGACGAGCCGTTCGCGGGCCTCGACCCGACGACCGAGCGCGACGTTTTGGCGCTTGTCGCAGACGCGCTGGCCGACAGGACGGTCGTGCTCGTCACGCACCACCTGGCGGGCGTGTCCGCCTTCGACCGCGTCATGTTCTTGGACGGCGGACGCGTGGCCCTCGACGGTGCCCCGCAGGCCCTTTTTGCCGAAAGCGAGCGCTACCGGCGCCTCTACGAGCTTGACAATCCCTTCGAAACGCGCCGCTGA
- a CDS encoding pyruvate, water dikinase regulatory protein: MTDKETFPTIHVISDSVGLTARAVARAAAAQFHVYKPRIEMLSRVKHFEDVERFVDESLAAERERTGEDRLLVFFTLVSSELAREIRAYFASRDDVVAVDLMTGPVGAIGELTGLVPTATPGTMRETNESYYRRIEAIEFTISHDDGRNPQDLALADIVILGVSRSSKTPTSIYLAQQGYKVANVPLDLETEPAEQIFDVDRTRLFGLMTTPDVLVPIRQRRLGRAMTVASSYADPERVYKDLDKAHRLMRKLGCIVINTKNRAVEETAQEILKYYEKVHPPSDIIE; this comes from the coding sequence ATGACGGACAAGGAGACATTTCCCACCATCCACGTCATCAGCGATTCGGTCGGCCTGACCGCCCGGGCGGTTGCCCGGGCGGCGGCCGCCCAGTTCCACGTGTACAAGCCGCGCATAGAAATGTTATCGCGCGTGAAGCATTTCGAGGACGTGGAGCGTTTCGTCGACGAAAGCCTTGCCGCGGAAAGAGAGCGCACGGGCGAAGACCGCCTTTTGGTGTTCTTCACGCTTGTCTCAAGCGAGCTGGCCCGCGAGATACGTGCGTATTTCGCCTCGCGCGACGACGTGGTGGCGGTCGACCTCATGACCGGGCCGGTCGGCGCCATCGGCGAGCTGACGGGGCTTGTGCCCACGGCCACGCCCGGGACGATGCGCGAAACGAACGAGTCGTACTATCGGCGCATCGAAGCCATCGAGTTCACGATCAGCCACGACGACGGCCGCAACCCCCAAGACCTTGCCCTGGCCGACATCGTCATTCTAGGCGTGTCGCGCTCGTCGAAGACGCCCACGTCGATCTATCTGGCCCAGCAAGGCTACAAGGTGGCCAACGTCCCGCTCGACCTTGAGACCGAGCCCGCCGAGCAGATCTTCGACGTGGACCGCACGAGGTTGTTCGGCCTCATGACCACTCCTGACGTGCTCGTGCCCATCCGCCAGCGCCGGCTTGGCCGCGCGATGACCGTGGCGTCTTCCTACGCCGACCCCGAACGGGTCTACAAAGACCTCGACAAGGCGCACCGGCTCATGCGCAAGCTCGGCTGCATCGTCATCAACACCAAAAACCGCGCCGTTGAAGAAACCGCGCAAGAAATTTTGAAATACTATGAGAAAGTTCATCCACCTTCGGATATTATAGAGTAA